In Nostoc sp. UHCC 0926, a single genomic region encodes these proteins:
- a CDS encoding cobyrinate a,c-diamide synthase: MSVIIAGERSGVGKTTVTLTLLASLRRRDRLVQSFKVGPDYIDPMFHQHVTGRACRNLDPVLTSEAYVQQCFALHSQLSEYALVEGVMGLFDGIGHGQEKQKSTDFASTAHIARLLDLPVVLVIDCSRLSGSVAAIAHGYQSFDPRIKIAGVVLNRVGSDRHLSLLKDSLEPLQLPILGVLRRQDNITIPDRHLGLVPTAELPELNALIDRLADLGDTCFDWQRLLPLLKSKPLPHPPDPSHPPSSIRIAVARDRAFNFYYQDNLDLLQNLGAELVFWSPLEDAAIPKDVQGMYFGGGFPEVFAQQLAENTSVRDAVKTAILKGMPTVAECGGLMYLCEQIIDFEGKSWSMAGVLPTSAVMGGRLTLGYRRAVALQDNLLVKAGTTVYGHEFHRSRLTLTPTQPLFETSRYDCEENMGCEGWGLPANVHASYVHLHWGESGEIPQRFIKQCKS, from the coding sequence ATGTCTGTAATCATTGCTGGAGAACGTAGTGGGGTGGGCAAGACAACAGTTACGCTCACCCTTTTAGCATCTTTACGTCGTCGCGATCGCCTGGTGCAATCTTTTAAGGTGGGCCCAGACTACATTGATCCGATGTTTCATCAACACGTAACTGGTCGTGCTTGTCGCAATTTAGACCCAGTACTGACTTCCGAAGCCTACGTTCAGCAATGTTTTGCCCTTCATAGTCAACTGAGTGAATATGCCCTAGTGGAAGGGGTAATGGGATTATTTGACGGAATTGGGCATGGGCAAGAAAAGCAAAAATCAACTGACTTTGCGAGTACGGCACACATCGCGCGGCTTTTAGATTTACCTGTGGTGTTGGTGATTGATTGTAGTCGTTTATCTGGTTCTGTAGCTGCGATCGCTCACGGCTACCAGTCTTTTGATCCCCGAATTAAAATAGCTGGGGTGGTACTAAATCGAGTCGGAAGCGATCGCCATCTCTCTCTCCTCAAAGATTCCCTAGAACCCTTACAATTACCCATTCTCGGCGTCCTGCGGCGTCAAGATAACATCACAATTCCCGATCGCCATTTGGGTTTAGTACCCACAGCAGAACTCCCAGAACTCAATGCTTTAATCGATCGCCTCGCTGATTTAGGAGACACCTGCTTCGATTGGCAACGCTTATTACCCCTGTTAAAATCAAAACCTCTCCCTCATCCCCCTGATCCCTCTCATCCCCCCTCCTCTATCAGGATTGCAGTAGCCCGCGATCGCGCTTTTAATTTCTACTACCAAGACAATCTCGATTTGCTGCAAAACCTTGGTGCAGAATTAGTTTTCTGGAGTCCCTTAGAAGATGCTGCAATACCAAAAGATGTGCAGGGAATGTATTTTGGGGGTGGTTTCCCAGAAGTTTTTGCCCAGCAACTAGCAGAAAATACCAGCGTTCGTGATGCAGTGAAAACGGCAATTCTTAAAGGAATGCCTACAGTTGCCGAATGTGGAGGATTGATGTATTTATGTGAGCAAATTATCGATTTTGAGGGTAAATCTTGGTCGATGGCGGGAGTTTTACCCACATCTGCTGTGATGGGTGGGCGTTTAACTTTGGGCTATCGTCGTGCAGTAGCTTTGCAAGATAATCTTTTAGTGAAGGCAGGTACAACTGTTTACGGACATGAGTTTCATCGTTCCCGTTTAACTTTAACTCCCACTCAGCCCCTATTTGAAACTTCTCGCTACGATTGTGAAGAAAATATGGGATGCGAGGGATGGGGTTTACCAGCAAATGTTCATGCTTCTTATGTTCATCTCCATTGGGGAGAAAGTGGAGAGATACCACAACGGTTTATTAAGCAATGTAAAAGTTAG
- a CDS encoding Crp/Fnr family transcriptional regulator encodes MLTSVDRLLFVRRVPIFKELRDDFIVRLTSVMNELSFPANYTIFRQGEEGRSLYIVVSGRVKVHIGNKQLAEVEQGKYFGEMAVFDTQPRSATATTLEPCEFLELTQEQLYDAIEETPEIAVNIIRELSRLIRRLNDDMNVTNSPRTNPGAFSRE; translated from the coding sequence ATGCTAACCAGTGTTGACCGTTTATTATTTGTCCGGCGAGTCCCAATTTTTAAGGAATTGCGGGATGATTTTATAGTGCGGCTCACTTCAGTGATGAACGAACTGTCATTTCCAGCTAATTACACCATCTTTCGCCAAGGAGAAGAAGGGCGATCGCTCTATATTGTCGTGTCAGGTCGAGTTAAAGTTCACATTGGGAATAAACAACTTGCAGAGGTGGAACAGGGAAAATACTTTGGTGAGATGGCAGTATTTGATACTCAGCCTCGTTCCGCCACCGCAACGACTTTGGAACCTTGCGAATTTTTAGAACTGACGCAAGAGCAACTTTATGATGCGATCGAAGAAACTCCCGAAATTGCGGTGAATATCATTCGTGAGTTATCCCGTCTGATTCGCAGATTGAATGACGATATGAATGTAACGAATTCCCCACGGACAAATCCGGGGGCTTTTAGCAGAGAGTGA
- a CDS encoding alpha/beta fold hydrolase has translation MSMITTKDDTQIYYKDWGTGQPVVFSHGWPLNADAWDEQLVFLADNGYRAIAHDRRGHGRSSQPWNGNEMDRYADDLAALIETLDLKDVVLVGHSTGGGEITRYIGRHGTRRVVKAVLVGAVPPLMLKTEANPGGLPIEVFDNIRAGVANDRSQFYKDLSESFYGANRPGAKVSQGLREQFWLQSMQVGLKGAFDCIKAFSETDFTEDLKKFDVPTLIIHGDDDQIVPINNSALLSSKIVKDSTLKVYPSAPHGLTSTHRDQFNTDLLAFLKT, from the coding sequence ATGAGCATGATCACAACGAAAGATGACACGCAAATTTATTACAAAGACTGGGGCACAGGACAACCTGTCGTCTTCAGTCATGGCTGGCCGCTTAATGCTGATGCCTGGGACGAGCAACTGGTCTTCTTGGCAGACAATGGTTATCGCGCGATCGCCCATGACCGTCGCGGACATGGGCGGTCAAGCCAGCCCTGGAACGGCAATGAAATGGATAGGTACGCCGACGATCTCGCGGCGCTCATTGAGACACTGGATCTCAAAGATGTAGTCCTAGTCGGTCACTCGACAGGCGGCGGCGAAATCACCCGCTATATCGGTCGCCACGGCACGAGGCGCGTTGTCAAAGCCGTACTAGTCGGCGCAGTGCCACCGCTGATGCTAAAGACCGAAGCTAATCCTGGCGGACTGCCAATCGAAGTCTTTGACAACATCCGCGCGGGTGTTGCTAATGATCGTTCCCAGTTTTACAAAGACCTCAGCGAGTCATTCTACGGTGCTAACAGACCAGGTGCTAAAGTCTCCCAAGGTCTGCGAGAGCAGTTCTGGCTCCAGAGTATGCAAGTCGGTCTCAAAGGTGCGTTCGACTGCATTAAGGCGTTCTCGGAAACGGACTTCACCGAAGACCTGAAAAAGTTCGACGTGCCGACGCTGATCATTCACGGCGACGACGACCAAATTGTGCCGATCAATAACTCAGCTCTTCTCTCCTCAAAGATTGTCAAGGACTCAACTCTGAAGGTCTATCCGAGCGCACCTCATGGACTGACCAGCACACATCGGGATCAATTTAACACTGACCTGCTGGCATTCCTCAAGACCTGA
- a CDS encoding SDR family oxidoreductase: protein MSQKLSEKIALITGGTSGIGLATAKRFVAEGAYVFITGRRQHELDAAVKEIGKNVMGVQSDASNLADLDRLYATIEQEKGRLDIIFANAGGGELVPLGSITEEHFDKTFNTNVKGLLFTVQKALPLLPEGASIILNASITSIKGTPAFSVYSATKAAVRSFARNWTLDLKERKIRVNAISPGVVPTPGYNLIGLTEEQVQGFIASQAENIPLGRVGTPDEIAKAVVFLASDDSSFVNGIELFVDGGMAQI, encoded by the coding sequence ATGTCACAGAAGCTTTCAGAAAAAATCGCGCTGATTACAGGTGGCACCAGCGGTATCGGTCTTGCTACTGCCAAGCGATTCGTTGCCGAAGGTGCATATGTCTTCATCACGGGTCGTCGTCAGCATGAACTTGATGCCGCCGTCAAAGAGATCGGTAAAAACGTCATGGGCGTTCAGAGCGATGCCTCAAATCTAGCAGACCTTGATCGCCTTTACGCCACGATTGAGCAAGAGAAAGGTCGCCTTGATATCATCTTCGCCAATGCTGGAGGTGGGGAACTTGTCCCGCTCGGATCGATTACCGAAGAACACTTTGACAAAACCTTCAACACCAACGTCAAAGGTCTGCTTTTCACCGTGCAGAAGGCATTGCCTTTGTTGCCAGAGGGGGCTTCGATTATCCTCAATGCTTCGATTACTTCTATCAAGGGCACCCCAGCGTTCAGCGTTTACAGCGCCACCAAAGCCGCCGTGCGATCGTTTGCCCGGAACTGGACACTCGACCTCAAAGAGCGCAAGATTCGTGTCAATGCCATCAGCCCTGGTGTCGTGCCTACTCCTGGCTACAATCTCATCGGACTGACCGAGGAGCAGGTGCAGGGATTTATAGCAAGTCAGGCTGAGAATATCCCCCTTGGGCGGGTGGGCACGCCAGACGAGATTGCTAAAGCTGTCGTCTTCCTTGCATCCGATGACAGCAGCTTTGTCAACGGCATCGAACTCTTCGTCGATGGGGGCATGGCCCAGATTTGA
- a CDS encoding SDR family NAD(P)-dependent oxidoreductase: protein MGKTLVGKVVLVTGGSRGLGAAIAKRLAHDGAAVALTYTSSPQKADEVVLAITA from the coding sequence ATGGGAAAAACACTCGTAGGTAAAGTTGTATTGGTTACGGGCGGTTCACGCGGTCTAGGGGCAGCGATCGCTAAACGTCTCGCCCACGATGGCGCAGCAGTCGCCCTCACCTACACTAGTTCGCCCCAAAAAGCCGACGAGGTGGTGCTTGCCATTACAGCTTGA
- a CDS encoding TetR/AcrR family transcriptional regulator, producing the protein METRKSHRVQGRPRAFDIDEALEQALQIFWRKGYLGTSLTDLTEAMGINRPSLYATFGNKETLFRKVLDRYSDRQTAYLREALEEPTARRVIERMMSGVVDLVTNPCNPSRCLFALSMLSCGHPDDPLHQELAERRVLGEIAIRDRFERALSEGDLPSDIDPATLARFVVTVNFGMSVQAASGASRAQLLEVVQTALRACRI; encoded by the coding sequence ATGGAAACGAGAAAGTCTCATAGAGTACAGGGACGTCCTCGCGCTTTTGATATCGACGAAGCTTTAGAGCAAGCTTTGCAGATATTCTGGCGCAAGGGCTATCTGGGAACATCCCTTACGGATCTAACTGAGGCGATGGGTATTAACCGTCCGAGCCTCTATGCTACCTTTGGCAACAAGGAAACTTTATTCCGCAAGGTGCTTGATCGCTATAGTGATAGGCAAACAGCCTACCTTCGTGAGGCACTTGAGGAGCCAACTGCACGTAGAGTCATCGAGCGGATGATGTCTGGCGTTGTTGACTTGGTGACTAATCCGTGCAATCCCTCAAGATGTCTCTTTGCACTGAGTATGCTTTCATGTGGACATCCAGACGATCCGCTCCATCAAGAATTGGCAGAACGCCGAGTCTTAGGCGAGATTGCAATACGCGATCGCTTCGAGCGTGCTTTATCAGAAGGTGACTTGCCGTCTGATATTGATCCTGCTACCCTTGCTCGCTTTGTCGTAACTGTTAACTTTGGGATGTCCGTCCAAGCAGCGAGTGGAGCCAGTCGCGCCCAACTCTTAGAGGTTGTTCAGACGGCATTGCGAGCCTGTCGAATTTAA
- a CDS encoding cadmium resistance transporter yields the protein MSWLISTFFIGISAAFATTFDDNLYLTAFFGKVNRSFRPKHIVLGEFLGFTTLVCASLPGFFGGLIIPSTWIGLLGLLPIAIGISNLISRDEETETVQAVSVDLTPAKSGHQKKSLLATIRDPQTYRVSAVTIANGGNNIGIYVPLFASSNLPSLGVILCACYFSVGAWCLLSYNLTRNPLMTPVLTRYGRKVFPFVLIYLGLSILIKSESYRLLPSLAMLSN from the coding sequence ATGAGTTGGCTAATTAGTACATTTTTTATTGGAATCTCTGCTGCTTTTGCAACCACCTTTGATGACAATTTATACTTGACAGCTTTCTTCGGAAAAGTCAATCGCAGCTTTCGTCCTAAGCATATTGTTCTCGGTGAATTTCTGGGATTCACTACCTTAGTATGTGCTAGTCTCCCTGGTTTCTTCGGCGGTCTGATTATTCCAAGCACTTGGATTGGTTTGCTAGGTTTGCTTCCCATCGCCATTGGTATCAGTAATCTCATCAGTCGAGATGAGGAAACAGAGACAGTGCAAGCTGTGTCAGTTGACTTAACTCCTGCCAAATCTGGACACCAGAAGAAATCACTATTAGCAACCATCCGCGATCCTCAAACTTACCGCGTTTCCGCTGTCACCATTGCCAATGGAGGAAACAACATTGGGATCTATGTACCCTTGTTTGCCAGTAGCAATCTTCCAAGTTTGGGTGTAATTCTGTGTGCTTGCTATTTCAGTGTTGGGGCGTGGTGCTTACTCTCTTACAACCTGACTCGTAATCCTCTGATGACTCCGGTTTTAACTCGCTATGGTCGAAAAGTCTTCCCATTTGTCTTAATTTACTTGGGACTCTCTATCTTAATTAAAAGTGAATCATATCGACTTTTACCTAGTCTGGCAATGCTTTCCAATTAG
- a CDS encoding pentapeptide repeat-containing protein → MNKPNPKKLTQWIVTAVFLVLVAGFSLLDQQAVKAQTLTPSIPTEKLGPVMPPVTSPMESVTSPVISPVVSPIVSVAANVRRLLQTNECVGCDLTGAMLKDANLQAANLEGANLQNADLERANLQQTNLQGANFQGADLGKVNLLGANLLGANLFDADLEKANLLGANLQAANLQGADLEKTNLTNANMQGVNLMGVDLEDAIRPEGFTIQ, encoded by the coding sequence ATGAATAAACCAAATCCAAAAAAATTAACTCAGTGGATCGTAACAGCAGTATTTCTGGTACTTGTAGCAGGATTTTCTCTGCTTGACCAGCAAGCAGTTAAAGCTCAAACACTAACACCATCCATACCTACGGAAAAACTAGGTCCAGTAATGCCTCCGGTTACATCGCCAATGGAGTCTGTAACTTCCCCGGTAATATCTCCGGTTGTATCCCCAATAGTGTCTGTAGCAGCAAACGTTAGACGTTTATTGCAAACTAATGAATGTGTCGGGTGTGACCTCACTGGAGCAATGCTTAAGGATGCAAACCTGCAAGCGGCAAACTTGGAGGGTGCTAACTTACAAAATGCAGACTTAGAAAGGGCTAACTTGCAGCAAACAAACTTACAAGGGGCTAACTTTCAAGGAGCAGATTTAGGCAAGGTAAACCTTTTGGGAGCAAACCTGTTGGGAGCAAACCTATTTGATGCAGACCTAGAGAAAGCCAACCTGCTGGGAGCAAACCTACAAGCGGCTAACCTACAGGGCGCAGACTTGGAAAAGACAAATCTTACAAATGCAAACATGCAGGGGGTTAACCTGATGGGGGTTGATTTGGAAGATGCTATCAGACCCGAAGGATTCACTATTCAGTAA
- a CDS encoding helix-turn-helix transcriptional regulator, whose amino-acid sequence MMPLVTREIIYRLLMGEQGSRLRHIVVLGGYTHHIALAVARLHKDFKEPLRIESIARDFGMSVSGFHHHFKSVTAMSPLQFQKQLRLQEARRLMLGENLDATSAAYRVGYDDASHFNREYKRLFGAPPMRDVERLREAARETASSI is encoded by the coding sequence ATGATGCCCCTGGTCACACGGGAAATCATTTACCGACTCCTGATGGGAGAGCAAGGTAGTCGGCTCCGTCATATTGTAGTTCTGGGTGGCTACACCCACCACATCGCTCTTGCCGTCGCGCGACTTCATAAAGACTTTAAGGAGCCACTTCGTATTGAAAGCATCGCACGAGATTTTGGAATGAGTGTCTCAGGCTTCCACCATCACTTCAAGTCTGTCACTGCAATGAGTCCCTTGCAGTTCCAGAAGCAACTGCGGCTCCAGGAGGCTCGCCGTCTGATGCTGGGGGAAAACCTTGACGCTACCAGTGCTGCCTACCGTGTGGGTTATGACGATGCCTCGCACTTCAACCGGGAGTACAAGCGGCTCTTTGGTGCACCACCGATGCGCGATGTAGAGCGGCTGCGAGAAGCTGCTAGGGAGACTGCTAGTTCAATATGA
- a CDS encoding (R)-mandelonitrile lyase encodes MASSEGIKEMDIKRSGSQPSAKGPAEYFTGTVRIDPLFEAHDPARTSGASVTFEPGARTAWHTHPLGQTLIVTAGCGLVQRWGGSIEQIRPGDTIWISPGEKHWHGATATTSMTHIAIQEWLDGKPVDWMEKVSDEQYQTPKVDK; translated from the coding sequence ATGGCATCAAGTGAAGGAATTAAGGAAATGGATATCAAAAGAAGTGGCTCACAGCCTTCCGCCAAAGGACCGGCTGAGTATTTTACTGGCACTGTCCGCATTGACCCCCTGTTCGAGGCACACGATCCAGCACGCACGTCTGGTGCCAGTGTCACGTTCGAGCCTGGTGCTCGGACAGCATGGCATACCCACCCGTTGGGACAAACCCTGATCGTGACAGCTGGCTGTGGTCTCGTACAACGCTGGGGCGGCTCGATCGAGCAAATTCGACCGGGGGACACAATCTGGATCTCGCCGGGTGAGAAGCATTGGCACGGTGCTACAGCAACCACGTCCATGACGCACATCGCCATTCAGGAATGGCTTGATGGTAAGCCTGTGGACTGGATGGAAAAGGTCAGCGACGAACAATACCAGACGCCAAAAGTAGACAAATAG
- a CDS encoding NAD(P)-dependent alcohol dehydrogenase, translating into MYNTKAYSATSATSPLSSTKIERRDPTEHDVQIEILFCGICHSDLHSVRNEWSSIMSTVYPIVPGHEIVGRVTKVGSAVTKYKPGDLAAIGCLVDSDGTCPNCKAGLENFCPNQILTFGSPDKHLGGVTYGGYSDSVVVDERFVLRVPSNLDLAGAAPLLCAGITTYSPLRHWGVTKGKKVGVVGLGGLGHMGVKFARAFGAHVVVFTTSPNKTEDAIRLGADEVVVSRNTDEMQKHAGSFDFILDTVSAKHDINAYLNLLRLDGNITLVGASPNPLEISAFSLIMGRRSLSGSNIGGIAETQEMLDFCGKHNITADVEVIPIQKVNEAYERLLKSDVKYRFCIDMASLKSA; encoded by the coding sequence ATGTACAACACAAAAGCTTATTCCGCAACCAGTGCAACATCACCCCTGTCCTCTACCAAGATCGAGCGTCGCGATCCAACCGAACACGACGTGCAGATCGAAATCCTCTTCTGCGGCATCTGCCACTCCGACCTCCATTCGGTGCGTAACGAGTGGAGCAGCATCATGTCCACAGTCTACCCGATTGTCCCCGGTCATGAGATTGTCGGCCGCGTCACCAAGGTCGGCTCGGCAGTTACCAAGTACAAGCCCGGCGATCTCGCCGCGATCGGTTGCCTGGTCGATTCAGATGGTACCTGCCCGAACTGCAAAGCTGGGCTTGAGAATTTCTGCCCGAACCAGATCCTCACTTTCGGCTCCCCGGACAAGCACCTTGGAGGTGTTACATACGGTGGCTACTCCGATAGCGTCGTCGTCGATGAACGCTTCGTTTTGCGCGTTCCCTCCAACCTCGATCTCGCTGGAGCCGCGCCACTCCTCTGCGCCGGGATTACAACCTATTCGCCCCTGCGCCACTGGGGTGTCACCAAGGGCAAGAAAGTTGGTGTGGTCGGTCTTGGTGGACTGGGCCACATGGGCGTGAAGTTCGCCCGTGCGTTCGGTGCCCACGTCGTCGTCTTCACCACCTCGCCCAACAAGACCGAAGACGCCATCCGCCTCGGTGCTGACGAAGTTGTTGTCTCCCGCAACACCGACGAAATGCAGAAACACGCTGGCAGCTTCGATTTCATCCTCGACACCGTCTCCGCCAAACACGACATTAACGCCTATCTCAACCTGCTCCGCCTCGATGGCAACATTACCCTTGTTGGCGCTTCCCCGAACCCCCTGGAAATCTCGGCATTCAGCCTGATCATGGGCCGCCGCAGTCTCTCCGGCTCAAACATCGGTGGCATCGCCGAAACCCAGGAGATGCTAGACTTTTGTGGCAAGCACAACATCACCGCCGATGTCGAAGTCATCCCCATCCAGAAGGTCAACGAAGCCTACGAGCGACTGCTCAAGTCCGATGTGAAGTACCGCTTCTGTATCGATATGGCATCCCTTAAATCTGCATAA
- a CDS encoding aldo/keto reductase: protein MQKRKLGNSNLEVSAIGLGCMGLNYAYSHTLDNKESISLLQAAVERGVTLFDTAEMYGPFTNEELLGEALKPYRDRVVIATKFGIKLQDGKQVQNSHPSGIRESVEGSLKRLNTDAIDLYYQHRVDTQVPIEDVAGTIKDLIGEGKIKHWGLSEAGVQTVRRAHAVQPVTAVESEYSLWWRRPEEALLPALEELGIGFVPFSPLGKGFLTGSISKDAKFDKSDFRSIVPRFTPEALDANQFLVDLLKEVANQKKATAAQIALSWILAQKPWIVPIPGTTKLSRLEENIGAADIELTQDELKSIDEALAQIPVSGDRYPEELEKRTGL, encoded by the coding sequence ATGCAAAAGCGCAAACTTGGAAACAGTAATCTGGAAGTCTCGGCGATTGGGCTGGGCTGCATGGGGTTGAACTATGCCTACAGCCATACCCTCGACAATAAAGAAAGCATCTCCCTGCTCCAAGCCGCGGTGGAGCGTGGCGTCACCCTCTTTGATACGGCCGAAATGTATGGGCCATTCACCAATGAAGAATTGCTGGGCGAAGCGCTCAAACCCTACCGCGATCGCGTCGTCATTGCCACGAAATTCGGCATCAAGTTACAGGACGGCAAACAGGTGCAGAACAGTCATCCATCAGGAATCAGGGAATCCGTAGAAGGTTCGCTGAAGCGATTAAACACCGACGCGATCGATTTGTACTATCAGCACCGCGTGGATACCCAAGTGCCGATCGAAGACGTAGCCGGAACCATCAAGGATTTGATCGGTGAAGGCAAAATCAAACATTGGGGGCTTTCAGAAGCGGGTGTACAGACTGTGCGCCGGGCGCACGCAGTCCAACCAGTAACTGCCGTTGAGAGTGAGTACTCCCTGTGGTGGCGGCGTCCGGAAGAAGCCTTGTTACCTGCCCTGGAAGAGCTTGGAATCGGTTTTGTGCCGTTTAGTCCTTTGGGTAAAGGTTTCTTGACAGGCAGTATCAGCAAGGATGCAAAATTCGACAAATCCGACTTCCGCAGCATTGTTCCCCGGTTTACGCCGGAGGCTCTCGATGCCAACCAGTTCTTGGTGGATTTGTTGAAAGAGGTGGCAAACCAGAAGAAAGCTACAGCAGCGCAAATCGCCCTGTCCTGGATACTGGCGCAAAAACCGTGGATTGTGCCCATTCCCGGCACGACCAAACTGAGCCGCTTAGAAGAAAACATTGGCGCAGCAGATATCGAACTGACGCAGGACGAGTTGAAGAGCATCGACGAGGCATTGGCGCAAATTCCAGTGTCAGGCGATCGCTATCCAGAAGAGTTGGAAAAGCGCACGGGATTATAG
- a CDS encoding carboxymuconolactone decarboxylase family protein, whose amino-acid sequence MTKTQQKDSVRISEAAHKNHEELFPNHKSTLKETDPELIEVFDNFAFDEVIAESKLDTKTRVVLILASIIGSQAVSEYRVMVGAALNVGVTPIEIKEILYQSVPYVGMAKAFDFVHVTNEVMSSRGIQLPLEGQSTTNPETRYDKGLAIQKAVFGETIDQMYERSPKDQLHIQRFLSANCFGDYYTRNGVDIKVREMITVSILIALGGVESQIKGHIQGNLNVGNGKDILLDLITQLLPWVGYPRTLNALQCLNEVVNKPNS is encoded by the coding sequence ATGACAAAAACACAGCAGAAGGACTCTGTAAGGATAAGTGAAGCGGCACATAAAAACCATGAAGAACTGTTTCCAAACCACAAATCGACCTTGAAAGAAACCGACCCTGAACTGATCGAAGTCTTTGACAACTTCGCCTTTGACGAAGTAATTGCTGAGAGCAAGCTGGATACAAAGACAAGAGTCGTGCTGATTCTGGCATCTATCATCGGCAGCCAGGCAGTCAGCGAATACAGGGTTATGGTGGGTGCTGCGCTCAATGTCGGCGTTACGCCGATTGAAATCAAAGAGATCCTGTATCAGTCAGTACCTTACGTGGGTATGGCGAAAGCATTTGACTTCGTTCATGTCACTAATGAAGTGATGTCCAGCAGGGGCATTCAATTACCTTTGGAAGGGCAATCGACCACTAACCCGGAAACACGCTACGACAAAGGGCTGGCAATCCAGAAAGCGGTGTTCGGCGAGACGATCGATCAAATGTATGAGCGATCGCCCAAAGACCAGCTACACATTCAAAGGTTTCTGTCTGCCAATTGCTTTGGCGATTATTACACCCGCAATGGCGTAGACATCAAAGTAAGGGAGATGATCACAGTGTCTATCCTCATTGCTCTGGGCGGGGTTGAATCACAGATAAAGGGGCATATTCAAGGCAACCTGAATGTCGGAAACGGCAAAGACATCCTGCTGGATCTAATTACACAATTGTTGCCTTGGGTGGGATATCCCCGAACACTGAATGCTTTGCAATGCTTGAATGAAGTCGTGAATAAACCCAACTCTTAA